In the genome of Cryptosporangium phraense, one region contains:
- the pip gene encoding prolyl aminopeptidase: protein MRTLYPSLDPRRTGLLDVGDGHSIYWEECGAPGGKPVVFLHGGPGGGSTPDHRRLFDPDRYRIVLLDQRGCGRSRPHASEPHADLSANTTWHLVEDLEKLREHLGIDRWQVFGGSWGSTLALAYAETHPGRVTELVLRGIFTLRRSEIDWFYEGTLADLRPELWEAFAAAVPDARPGGYVEAYGRLLADPDPAVHGPAAAAWARWEAANISLLPRPELVDRYGEAAYATAFARIENHYFRHAGWFTDRQLLSDAPRLSSIPTVIVQGRYDLCTPPVTALELHRALPSAEFVLVDDAGHSFDEPGILDALIRATDRFAG from the coding sequence ATGCGCACCCTGTACCCGTCCCTCGACCCCCGCCGCACCGGACTCCTCGACGTCGGCGACGGCCACTCGATCTACTGGGAGGAGTGCGGCGCACCCGGCGGCAAGCCGGTCGTGTTCCTGCACGGCGGCCCCGGCGGCGGCAGCACCCCCGACCACCGGCGCCTGTTCGACCCCGACCGCTACCGGATCGTCCTGCTCGACCAGCGCGGCTGCGGCCGCAGCCGCCCGCACGCGTCCGAGCCGCACGCCGACCTGAGCGCCAACACGACCTGGCACCTCGTCGAGGACCTGGAGAAACTCCGCGAGCACCTCGGCATCGACCGGTGGCAGGTGTTCGGCGGCTCCTGGGGCTCCACGCTCGCCCTCGCCTACGCCGAGACCCATCCCGGCCGGGTCACCGAGCTCGTCCTCCGCGGGATCTTCACGCTCCGCCGGAGCGAGATCGACTGGTTCTACGAGGGCACCCTGGCCGACCTCCGCCCGGAGCTCTGGGAGGCCTTCGCCGCCGCGGTCCCGGACGCCCGCCCCGGCGGCTACGTCGAGGCCTACGGACGGTTGCTCGCCGACCCCGACCCGGCCGTCCACGGCCCGGCCGCGGCCGCCTGGGCCCGCTGGGAGGCCGCCAACATCAGCCTGCTGCCGCGTCCGGAGCTGGTCGACCGCTACGGCGAGGCCGCGTACGCGACCGCGTTCGCGCGGATCGAGAACCACTACTTCCGGCACGCCGGGTGGTTCACCGACCGTCAGCTCCTGTCCGACGCTCCGCGGCTGAGCAGCATCCCGACGGTCATCGTGCAGGGCCGCTACGACCTGTGCACGCCACCGGTGACCGCGCTGGAGCTGCACCGCGCGTTACCGTCGGCCGAGTTCGTCCTGGTCGACGACGCCGGGCACTCGTTCGACGAGCCCGGCATCCTCGACGCGCTGATCCGGGCCACCGACCGCTTCGCGGGCTGA
- a CDS encoding MFS transporter, whose amino-acid sequence MRGAAERVVPARLGVSFRWLLASSWVTSLGDGVAAAAGPLLVASLTANPVLISLAALLRWAPPLVFGLYAGVLSDRHDRRRIVVLADGSRAVVLAGLVGLLAAGRLGAVGALVALGLLATAEVFADNTAATLTPMLVPRDDLALANARLQVGFVTLNQLAGPPIGAALFAAGAVWPFVAQAVLVAAGVLLVSRIVTAPVPRPQERTGLREGFAWTVRHPAVRTLALTILIFNVSFGAAWSVLVLYAGDRLGLGPVGFGLLTTASAAVGLLGTGLYGAITARVSLGTVMRIGLIIETLTHLALAVTTSAAVALAVLFVFGAHAFIWGTTSTTVRQRAVPAHLQGRVGSVYTICVYGGLVAGSALGGALAARVGVTAPFWFAFVASAAFLAGLWPQLTRIARD is encoded by the coding sequence GTGCGCGGGGCGGCGGAGCGGGTGGTTCCGGCGCGCCTCGGGGTGTCGTTCCGGTGGTTGCTGGCGTCGTCGTGGGTGACGAGTCTCGGGGACGGGGTGGCGGCCGCGGCCGGTCCGCTGCTGGTCGCTTCGCTGACCGCGAACCCGGTGCTGATCTCGCTGGCCGCGCTGCTGCGGTGGGCGCCGCCGCTGGTGTTCGGGTTGTACGCGGGCGTCCTCTCCGACCGGCACGACCGGCGGCGGATCGTGGTGCTGGCCGACGGGAGCCGGGCCGTGGTGCTCGCCGGGCTGGTCGGGCTGCTCGCGGCCGGGCGGCTCGGGGCGGTCGGCGCGCTGGTGGCGCTGGGGCTGCTGGCGACCGCGGAGGTGTTCGCCGACAACACCGCGGCGACGCTCACCCCGATGCTCGTTCCCCGGGACGACCTGGCGCTGGCCAACGCGCGCCTGCAAGTCGGGTTCGTGACGCTCAACCAGCTGGCCGGGCCGCCGATCGGCGCGGCGCTGTTCGCGGCCGGCGCGGTCTGGCCGTTCGTCGCCCAGGCGGTGCTGGTGGCCGCCGGGGTGCTGCTGGTGTCCCGGATCGTCACCGCGCCGGTGCCGAGGCCCCAGGAGAGAACCGGGCTCCGGGAGGGGTTCGCCTGGACCGTCCGGCACCCGGCCGTCCGGACGCTCGCGCTCACGATCCTGATCTTCAACGTGTCGTTCGGGGCGGCCTGGTCGGTGCTCGTGCTCTACGCCGGCGACCGGCTCGGGCTCGGCCCGGTCGGGTTCGGGCTGCTCACGACGGCCTCGGCGGCAGTTGGGCTGCTCGGCACCGGGCTGTACGGCGCGATCACGGCCCGGGTGAGCCTCGGCACCGTGATGCGCATCGGGCTGATCATCGAGACGCTCACCCACCTGGCGCTGGCCGTGACCACGTCGGCCGCGGTCGCGCTGGCGGTCCTGTTCGTGTTCGGCGCGCACGCGTTCATCTGGGGCACGACGTCGACGACCGTGCGGCAGCGCGCGGTCCCCGCGCACCTGCAGGGCCGGGTCGGCAGCGTCTACACGATCTGCGTGTACGGCGGGCTGGTCGCCGGCTCCGCGCTGGGCGGTGCGCTGGCCGCGCGGGTCGGCGTGACCGCGCCGTTCTGGTTCGCGTTCGTCGCGTCCGCCGCGTTCCTCGCCGGGCTCTGGCCCCAGTTGACGCGCATCGCCCGCGACTAG
- a CDS encoding lactonase family protein — MTRLVVGTYTADMNGSGAGLLVRPGGALDTPSPSYVIASAGVLYAVNEGAGTVSSYALGPGGAPELRSTASTGGTWPCHLALADGYLLAANYGSGSVSVHPVADGIVGPATDLVRHSGSGPDADRQEGPHAHQVVPGPDGRVTVVDLGIDRLVEYRLASGRLERLAETVLPPGSGPRHVVTHPSGRRYVAAELGSAVLTLEGGSVVASTPATAKDGPNQPSAIVLTGDHLYLANRGADTIAAFRLDSRGVPAPLAEVPCGGAWPRDLALVGGGLVAANERSHGLAYFDLVDGVPVPTGRVDEVGSPTCVLPLP, encoded by the coding sequence ATGACCCGGTTGGTCGTCGGCACGTACACCGCGGACATGAACGGCTCGGGCGCCGGCCTGCTGGTGCGGCCGGGCGGGGCGCTCGACACCCCCTCGCCGTCGTACGTGATCGCGTCCGCCGGGGTGCTGTACGCGGTGAACGAGGGCGCGGGCACGGTCTCGTCCTACGCGCTGGGCCCGGGCGGCGCGCCGGAGCTGCGGTCGACCGCCTCGACCGGCGGCACCTGGCCGTGCCACCTGGCGCTGGCCGACGGGTACCTGCTGGCCGCGAACTACGGGTCGGGCAGCGTGTCGGTGCACCCGGTCGCGGACGGGATCGTCGGACCGGCCACCGACCTGGTGCGGCACTCGGGGTCCGGGCCGGACGCCGACCGGCAGGAGGGCCCGCACGCGCACCAGGTCGTGCCCGGTCCCGACGGCCGGGTCACGGTCGTCGACCTGGGTATCGACCGGCTGGTGGAGTACCGGCTGGCGTCCGGCCGCCTGGAGCGGCTCGCCGAGACCGTGCTGCCGCCCGGCTCCGGCCCGCGCCACGTCGTGACGCATCCCTCCGGCCGCCGCTACGTGGCGGCCGAGCTCGGCTCGGCCGTGCTGACGCTGGAGGGCGGGTCGGTGGTCGCGTCGACCCCGGCGACGGCGAAGGACGGCCCCAACCAGCCCAGCGCGATCGTCCTGACCGGGGACCACCTGTACCTGGCCAACCGGGGTGCGGACACGATCGCCGCGTTCCGCCTCGATTCTCGCGGGGTGCCGGCGCCGCTGGCCGAGGTGCCGTGCGGGGGCGCCTGGCCGCGCGACCTGGCGCTGGTCGGCGGGGGGCTGGTGGCCGCGAACGAACGCTCGCACGGTCTGGCGTACTTCGACCTGGTGGACGGCGTCCCGGTGCCGACCGGCCGCGTCGACGAGGTCGGCTCCCCGACCTGCGTCCTCCCGCTGCCCTAG
- a CDS encoding alpha-galactosidase produces MRWTLAGATTEYTVTAAPEWLELHSWGPAGVSRGPSPLAFSGKVQYLTPGDVAPVEYATDGLRPFHGADLRVGGAFRWAYADASQTDDTLTVTFADALTGLVGEQCYRFAGGTDVIERWVRLRHDGTAPVSISALGSAGFSVPTPSGARLHYLCGQWAQEFTTASLVLPRGRFAIGSAQGVTGHAFSPYLAVQNAGDHGPTWGVQLAWTGSWALTAEADAAGLTRVRAGRRLDGPLRLAPGETLTTPVAAGAYSGDGVDGLARAWHTYERARARPGPRTVVYNSWEATTFDVTAEGQLALADVAADLGVETFVVDDGWFTGRADDTGGLGDWTPDPARFPAGFDAFVHAVRAKGLKFGLWVEPEMVNPASALYAEHPDWVYRADGRPQTAIRNQYLLDLGRPDVEKFVTATLDGLLSAYPIDYLKWDFNRPRTESVAPDADGAHVAALYRILDHLRAAFPQVTVEGCAAGGARVDLAMAARTDVLWPSDNTAPLDRLRVQHGFLAAHAPHLMSSWVTDAPGLFDARPRSLDFRFVLACAGVLGIGADVSAWPDSSRATAREWVARYKRVRDVITEGTVHRIGSPDADRCAVQYTLGDRTVVLAWNTGRLDGLGAVPGRDVRLPLRGLSATATYRAGDTEYSGAHLMAAGLPVRWTASHDATMVVLSEERA; encoded by the coding sequence ATGAGGTGGACCCTCGCCGGCGCCACCACCGAGTACACGGTCACCGCGGCCCCGGAGTGGCTCGAGCTGCACTCCTGGGGCCCGGCCGGGGTGTCCCGCGGCCCGTCCCCGCTGGCCTTCTCCGGCAAGGTCCAGTACCTCACGCCCGGTGACGTCGCTCCGGTCGAGTACGCGACCGACGGGCTGCGCCCGTTCCACGGTGCCGACCTGCGGGTCGGAGGGGCTTTCCGGTGGGCCTACGCGGACGCTTCCCAGACCGACGACACGCTGACCGTGACGTTCGCCGACGCGCTGACCGGGCTGGTGGGGGAGCAGTGCTACCGGTTCGCCGGGGGCACCGACGTGATCGAGCGCTGGGTGCGGCTGCGCCATGACGGGACCGCGCCGGTGTCGATCTCGGCGCTCGGCTCGGCGGGCTTCTCGGTGCCGACGCCGTCCGGGGCCCGGCTGCACTATCTGTGCGGCCAGTGGGCGCAGGAGTTCACGACCGCGTCGCTCGTGCTGCCCCGGGGCCGGTTCGCGATCGGCAGCGCCCAGGGCGTCACCGGCCACGCTTTTTCGCCGTACCTGGCCGTCCAGAACGCGGGCGACCACGGCCCCACCTGGGGCGTCCAACTGGCCTGGACGGGATCCTGGGCCCTCACGGCCGAGGCCGACGCGGCCGGGCTGACCCGGGTGCGGGCCGGCCGTCGGCTCGACGGGCCGCTCCGGCTCGCGCCCGGCGAGACCCTCACCACGCCGGTCGCGGCCGGCGCCTACAGCGGCGACGGCGTCGACGGCCTGGCCCGGGCCTGGCACACCTACGAGCGGGCCCGGGCCCGGCCGGGCCCGCGGACCGTCGTCTACAACTCCTGGGAGGCGACGACGTTCGACGTCACGGCCGAGGGTCAGCTGGCGCTCGCGGACGTGGCGGCGGACCTGGGCGTGGAGACGTTCGTCGTCGACGACGGCTGGTTCACCGGCCGCGCCGACGACACCGGCGGCCTCGGCGACTGGACGCCGGACCCGGCCAGGTTCCCGGCCGGTTTCGACGCGTTCGTGCACGCCGTCCGGGCCAAGGGCCTGAAGTTCGGGCTCTGGGTCGAGCCGGAGATGGTCAACCCGGCCTCCGCGCTCTACGCGGAGCACCCGGACTGGGTGTACCGGGCCGACGGGCGCCCGCAGACCGCGATCCGGAACCAGTACCTGCTCGACCTCGGCCGGCCCGACGTCGAGAAGTTCGTCACCGCGACGCTCGACGGCCTGCTGTCGGCCTACCCGATCGACTACCTCAAGTGGGACTTCAACCGGCCCCGCACCGAGTCGGTGGCCCCGGACGCCGACGGCGCGCACGTCGCCGCGCTGTACCGGATCCTCGACCACCTGCGGGCCGCGTTCCCGCAGGTGACCGTCGAGGGGTGCGCGGCCGGCGGGGCGCGCGTCGACCTGGCGATGGCGGCCCGCACCGACGTGCTGTGGCCGTCGGACAACACCGCGCCGCTCGACCGGCTACGGGTCCAGCACGGGTTCCTGGCCGCGCACGCGCCGCACCTGATGAGCTCGTGGGTCACCGACGCGCCCGGGCTGTTCGACGCCCGCCCGCGGTCGCTGGACTTCCGGTTCGTCCTGGCCTGCGCGGGCGTGCTGGGCATCGGCGCCGACGTCTCGGCCTGGCCGGACTCTTCCCGGGCGACCGCTCGGGAGTGGGTGGCCCGGTACAAGCGGGTCCGCGACGTCATCACCGAGGGGACCGTGCATCGGATCGGGTCCCCGGACGCCGACCGCTGCGCGGTGCAGTACACGCTGGGGGACCGGACCGTGGTGCTGGCCTGGAACACCGGCCGGCTCGACGGGCTCGGCGCGGTGCCCGGCCGGGACGTGCGCCTCCCGCTGCGCGGGCTCTCGGCCACCGCCACCTATCGTGCCGGGGACACCGAGTACTCCGGCGCCCACCTGATGGCGGCCGGGCTGCCGGTGCGGTGGACGGCGTCACACGACGCCACGATGGTGGTTCTCTCGGAGGAGCGCGCATGA
- a CDS encoding cellulase-like family protein produces MNLTISLWDFTWYTRTGPGEPFEDLDVAFAEAVDRGYNTVRICAMPWLLFRSGLDTSALRFRSLGGEYGQRTRWYDVKAPTTLDGRAHLLAFFRAAARHDVRVIVSSWEYQQSPSFLADSSWHAALRQVPVEARPLALADAQADLVDFVTAEGLADTIAFVELHNEVQYSALTEGGEFGSLLGIRDGLEKGIDRFTDRHPSVPCTVNIAHVPIEQLRGVPRNIGVAIFHPYVYGVLGSLVEEFALRDPSRPYPQERAYAELLRDGAPPLEEWLPAPERRWVLDATVVGAREIYTHDWCDPGKWDRWLYSRYGEHRIAMRVLLDTWLDAAADLAAARGIPLVFGEGWVGYTPLHGTFEEGPVGAEICEHAVRRSRELGAWGTIVCSNAAPHHPMWNDVALQRRLNAAFLA; encoded by the coding sequence GTGAACCTGACCATCTCTCTGTGGGATTTCACCTGGTACACGCGCACCGGCCCAGGGGAACCCTTCGAAGACCTGGACGTGGCCTTCGCCGAGGCCGTCGACCGGGGTTACAACACCGTGCGGATCTGCGCGATGCCCTGGCTGCTGTTCCGCTCCGGCCTCGACACGTCCGCGCTCCGATTCCGCTCACTCGGCGGCGAGTACGGGCAGCGCACCCGCTGGTACGACGTGAAAGCCCCCACCACCCTCGACGGCCGCGCGCACCTGCTGGCGTTCTTCCGGGCCGCCGCCCGGCACGACGTGCGCGTGATCGTGTCGAGCTGGGAGTACCAGCAGTCCCCGTCGTTCCTCGCCGACTCCTCCTGGCACGCGGCCCTCCGCCAGGTCCCCGTGGAGGCCCGGCCCCTCGCGCTGGCCGACGCCCAGGCCGACCTGGTCGACTTCGTGACCGCCGAAGGCCTCGCGGACACGATCGCGTTCGTCGAGCTCCACAACGAGGTGCAGTACAGCGCCCTCACCGAGGGCGGCGAATTCGGGTCGCTGCTCGGGATCCGCGACGGCCTGGAGAAGGGCATCGACCGGTTCACCGACCGCCACCCCTCGGTGCCGTGCACGGTGAACATCGCGCACGTGCCGATCGAGCAGCTCCGGGGCGTCCCGCGCAACATCGGGGTCGCGATCTTCCACCCGTACGTGTACGGGGTGCTCGGTTCGCTGGTCGAGGAGTTCGCGCTCCGCGACCCGTCGCGCCCGTACCCGCAGGAACGCGCCTACGCCGAGCTCCTGCGCGATGGTGCACCCCCGCTGGAGGAGTGGCTGCCCGCACCGGAACGGCGCTGGGTCCTCGACGCCACCGTCGTCGGGGCCCGCGAGATCTACACCCACGACTGGTGCGACCCCGGCAAGTGGGACCGCTGGCTGTACTCCCGCTACGGCGAGCACCGGATCGCGATGCGGGTCCTGCTCGACACCTGGCTCGACGCCGCCGCCGACCTGGCCGCGGCCCGGGGAATCCCGCTGGTCTTCGGCGAGGGCTGGGTCGGGTACACGCCGCTGCACGGCACGTTCGAGGAGGGCCCGGTCGGCGCCGAGATCTGCGAGCACGCGGTCCGGCGCAGCCGCGAGCTCGGCGCCTGGGGCACGATCGTCTGCTCCAACGCCGCCCCGCACCACCCGATGTGGAACGACGTCGCGCTGCAGCGTCGTCTCAATGCGGCGTTCCTGGCATGA
- a CDS encoding carbohydrate ABC transporter permease yields the protein MSATLVASPSVDEPVAAPPPRRRRRAWVFHAVMAPITLLWVAPMAFVLLLAVRSFDDVAANGTASWPHSFGLGAFDTALGTGGMARSLWTSIKITVPAVVITLWLASMAAYALSRYAIPGRRAILLIMLAGNLLPPQILLIPVSRITESIGLYDTLTGLVLIHVGFGLGFYTFVLYGFMRSLPGELTEAARIDGAGPVQIYARIVLPLCRPSLAALAALATTWIFNDLIWAITVLRTEAKLPVTAALLNLQGGYVSQWNVVAAASVLAAVPTAIVFFAFQRHFVSGLLVGANK from the coding sequence ATGAGTGCCACCCTGGTGGCGTCCCCGTCGGTGGACGAGCCGGTCGCGGCCCCGCCGCCCCGGCGGCGGCGGAGGGCCTGGGTCTTCCACGCCGTGATGGCCCCGATCACCCTGCTCTGGGTCGCGCCGATGGCGTTCGTGCTGCTCCTGGCCGTGCGGTCGTTCGACGACGTGGCCGCGAACGGCACCGCGTCCTGGCCGCACAGCTTCGGCCTCGGCGCGTTCGACACCGCGCTGGGCACTGGCGGAATGGCCCGGTCCCTGTGGACGTCGATCAAGATCACCGTGCCCGCGGTCGTCATCACGCTGTGGCTGGCGTCGATGGCCGCGTACGCGCTGAGCCGGTACGCGATCCCCGGGCGGCGGGCGATCCTGCTGATCATGCTGGCCGGGAACCTGCTGCCCCCGCAGATCCTGCTGATCCCGGTGTCCCGGATCACCGAGTCGATCGGCCTGTACGACACGCTGACCGGGCTGGTGCTGATCCACGTCGGGTTCGGGCTCGGGTTCTACACGTTCGTGCTGTACGGGTTCATGCGGTCGTTGCCCGGGGAACTCACCGAGGCGGCCCGCATCGACGGGGCCGGGCCGGTGCAGATCTACGCCCGGATCGTGCTGCCGCTGTGCCGCCCTTCCCTCGCCGCGCTCGCTGCGCTGGCCACGACGTGGATCTTCAACGACCTGATCTGGGCGATCACCGTGCTGCGCACCGAGGCGAAACTGCCGGTCACCGCGGCCCTGCTGAACCTGCAGGGCGGGTACGTGTCGCAGTGGAACGTGGTGGCGGCGGCGTCGGTGCTGGCCGCGGTGCCGACCGCGATCGTGTTCTTCGCGTTCCAGCGGCATTTCGTGTCGGGGCTGCTGGTGGGGGCGAACAAGTGA
- a CDS encoding carbohydrate ABC transporter permease: MTVLAAPARRKAWRRVPAIVWVFLTVPALVEVGMVFWPALNSFYLSFTTWNGLGAAQPVGLDNYSQLFSDDVFTGALKNNVIWAVGFGGLSVLGGLALALALNRPRRGVGLYRSAIYLPMVFSLAVTGLFWRVQYQPDGSINTLLGAIGLGSWEKQWLANPDTALYAVLVAAVWRQVGYVMVLYLAGLKGTDPTLDDASAVDGATAWQRFRYVTWPQLRGVNTVVFAVTVIDSLRTFDIVWAMTAGGPYHSSELLSTYMFQQGFKFLNLGYASAIAVVIFALALVFIITYLVRATREEAAA; encoded by the coding sequence GTGACCGTTCTCGCCGCTCCCGCACGGCGGAAGGCCTGGCGCCGGGTCCCGGCCATCGTCTGGGTGTTCCTGACGGTGCCGGCGCTGGTCGAGGTCGGCATGGTGTTCTGGCCGGCGCTCAACAGCTTCTACCTGTCGTTCACGACCTGGAACGGGCTGGGCGCGGCCCAGCCGGTCGGGCTCGACAACTACTCGCAGCTGTTCTCCGACGACGTCTTCACCGGGGCGCTGAAGAACAACGTCATCTGGGCGGTCGGGTTCGGTGGGCTGTCGGTGCTGGGCGGGCTGGCGCTGGCGCTCGCGCTGAACCGGCCCCGGCGCGGGGTCGGCCTCTACCGCAGCGCGATCTACCTGCCGATGGTGTTCTCGCTCGCGGTGACCGGCCTGTTCTGGCGGGTCCAGTACCAGCCCGACGGGTCGATCAACACGCTGCTCGGCGCGATCGGGCTGGGCTCGTGGGAAAAGCAGTGGCTGGCGAACCCGGACACGGCTCTTTATGCCGTGCTGGTCGCCGCCGTCTGGCGGCAGGTCGGGTACGTGATGGTGCTGTACCTGGCCGGCCTCAAGGGCACCGACCCGACGCTCGACGACGCGTCGGCGGTGGACGGGGCCACCGCCTGGCAGCGGTTCCGGTACGTCACCTGGCCACAGTTGCGCGGCGTCAACACCGTGGTGTTCGCGGTGACCGTGATCGACTCGCTGCGGACGTTCGACATCGTCTGGGCGATGACCGCGGGCGGCCCGTACCACTCGTCCGAGCTGCTCAGCACGTACATGTTCCAGCAGGGCTTCAAGTTCCTGAACCTGGGCTACGCGTCCGCGATCGCGGTGGTGATCTTCGCGCTGGCGCTGGTCTTCATCATCACGTACCTGGTCCGGGCGACCCGTGAGGAGGCCGCGGCATGA
- a CDS encoding ABC transporter substrate-binding protein, translated as MATTAVSRRGFLAGLGGLGAAALLSSCATGSDSGGGSGSNTLTLQNSQSDADPKAALTAVVDGYTKQKVTLNTIAIETFRAQLPTYLNSANPPDVLTWYAGSVARDYASKGFLLDVSSLWTGDGACAKFSPALKELSTAADGKQIFIPTNYYWWGVFYKKSAFAEWGVQPPKTWDEFIAVCKTIKSKGVYPLTMGTGSTPWMASGWFDYLNLRINGAKFHRELLAGQHSFDSAEVKQVMDHYRQLIEYLDPKGRSYSYQDAVTPLVNKKAAMYLIGAFATSSVPQGGVEDIDFFRVPTIDTSVPVAEEAPTDGYFAAAKTRNKQGALDLLSYLAGPQQQQKFIERAKSSNLPTSSEVDTSKFSPLVQKGITHLNETQEITQFFNRDSSDELQTTADTALTKFLDKPGDVNAILKEWQASAKKVLGS; from the coding sequence ATGGCTACCACCGCAGTCAGCCGCAGAGGATTCCTGGCCGGTCTCGGCGGCCTCGGGGCCGCCGCCCTCCTGTCCAGCTGCGCGACCGGGAGCGACTCCGGCGGCGGCAGCGGCTCGAACACGCTGACGCTGCAGAACTCGCAGTCCGACGCGGACCCGAAGGCCGCGCTGACCGCGGTGGTCGACGGCTACACGAAGCAGAAGGTCACGCTCAACACGATCGCGATCGAGACGTTCCGCGCCCAGCTGCCGACCTACCTCAACTCGGCCAACCCGCCGGACGTGCTCACCTGGTACGCGGGCTCGGTGGCCCGCGACTACGCCAGCAAGGGCTTCCTGCTCGACGTGTCGTCACTGTGGACCGGCGACGGGGCCTGCGCGAAGTTCTCGCCCGCGCTCAAGGAACTGTCGACCGCCGCCGACGGCAAGCAGATCTTCATCCCCACGAACTACTACTGGTGGGGCGTCTTCTACAAGAAGTCGGCGTTCGCCGAGTGGGGCGTGCAGCCACCGAAGACCTGGGACGAGTTCATCGCGGTCTGCAAGACGATCAAGAGCAAGGGCGTCTACCCGCTGACGATGGGCACCGGCTCGACGCCGTGGATGGCGTCCGGCTGGTTCGACTACCTCAACCTGCGGATCAACGGCGCGAAGTTCCACCGGGAGCTGCTGGCCGGGCAGCACTCGTTCGACTCGGCCGAGGTCAAGCAGGTCATGGACCACTACCGGCAGCTGATCGAGTACCTCGACCCGAAGGGCCGCTCGTACTCCTACCAGGACGCGGTCACCCCGCTGGTCAACAAGAAGGCGGCGATGTACCTGATCGGCGCGTTCGCCACCAGCTCGGTGCCGCAGGGCGGGGTCGAGGACATCGACTTCTTCCGCGTCCCGACGATCGACACGTCGGTGCCGGTCGCCGAGGAGGCCCCCACCGACGGGTACTTCGCGGCCGCCAAGACCCGCAACAAGCAGGGCGCGCTCGACCTGCTCTCGTACCTGGCCGGCCCGCAACAGCAGCAGAAGTTCATCGAACGCGCGAAGTCGTCGAACCTGCCGACGTCGTCCGAGGTCGACACGTCGAAGTTCTCGCCGCTGGTGCAGAAGGGCATCACGCACCTGAACGAGACCCAGGAGATCACCCAGTTCTTCAACCGGGACTCCAGCGACGAGCTGCAGACCACGGCCGACACGGCGCTGACGAAGTTCCTCGACAAGCCCGGTGACGTGAACGCGATCCTCAAGGAGTGGCAGGCGTCGGCGAAGAAGGTCCTCGGGTCGTGA
- a CDS encoding SDR family NAD(P)-dependent oxidoreductase: MGDRFAGKTALVTGAAGGIGAACAARLAAEGASVVLTDVRPAEEAAEKIRAAGGRATAVVADASDEDAWRRTASACGPVDVLVSNAVLVDVKPAHETSRESWDRQLAVSLTGSFLGVRALLPSLRAAVLISSVHALVGLPGRPAYAAAKGALVSLGRQLAVEYGPALRVNVVLPGPILTDAWAGFSRADRERSAAATVAGRLGDPAEVAAAVAFLASDEAAFITGTTLVVDGGWTASKSSS, translated from the coding sequence ATGGGCGATCGTTTCGCCGGGAAGACCGCTCTCGTCACGGGCGCGGCCGGTGGCATCGGGGCCGCCTGTGCGGCCCGGCTCGCCGCCGAGGGCGCCTCGGTCGTGCTGACCGACGTGCGTCCGGCCGAGGAGGCCGCGGAGAAGATCCGCGCCGCGGGCGGCCGCGCCACCGCGGTGGTGGCCGACGCGTCCGATGAGGACGCCTGGCGGCGCACCGCGTCGGCCTGCGGCCCGGTCGACGTCCTGGTCTCCAACGCGGTCCTGGTGGACGTGAAGCCCGCGCACGAAACGAGCCGGGAATCCTGGGACCGGCAGCTCGCCGTGTCGCTGACCGGGTCGTTCCTCGGCGTCCGCGCGCTGCTGCCGTCGCTGCGGGCGGCCGTGCTCATCTCGTCGGTGCACGCGCTGGTGGGGCTGCCCGGGCGGCCGGCCTACGCGGCGGCGAAAGGGGCGCTGGTCTCGCTGGGCCGCCAGCTCGCGGTCGAGTACGGTCCGGCGCTGCGGGTCAACGTCGTCCTGCCCGGCCCGATCCTGACCGACGCCTGGGCCGGCTTCAGCCGGGCCGACCGGGAGCGCAGCGCCGCGGCCACGGTCGCCGGCCGGCTGGGCGACCCGGCCGAGGTCGCGGCCGCGGTCGCGTTCCTGGCCTCCGACGAGGCCGCGTTCATCACCGGCACGACGCTGGTCGTGGACGGCGGCTGGACCGCTTCGAAGTCTTCATCGTGA